A stretch of Triticum aestivum cultivar Chinese Spring chromosome 1D, IWGSC CS RefSeq v2.1, whole genome shotgun sequence DNA encodes these proteins:
- the LOC123182808 gene encoding histone H3.2: protein MARTKQTARKSTGGKAPRKQLATKAARKSAPATGGVKKPHRFRPGTVALREIRKYQKSTELLIRKLPFQRLVREIAQDFKTDLRFQSSAVSALQEAAEAYLVGLFEDTNLCAIHAKRVTIMPKDIQLARRIRGERA, encoded by the coding sequence ATGGCCCGCACCAAGCAGACGGCGAGGAAGTCCACCGGCGGCAAGGCGCCGAGGAAGCAGCTGGCCACCAAGGCCGCCCGCAAGTCCGCCCCGGCCACCGGCGGGGTGAAGAAGCCCCACCGCTTCCGCCCCGGCACCGTCGCGCTCCGGGAGATCCGCAAGTACCAGAAGAGCACCGAGCTGCTCATCCGCAAGCTCCCCTTCCAGCGCCTCGTGAGGGAGATCGCCCAGGACTTCAAGACCGACCTCCGCTTCCAGTCCTCCGCCGTCTCCGCCCTGCAGGAGGCCGCCGAGGCCTACCTGGTGGGGCTGTTCGAGGACACCAACCTCTGCGCCATCCACGCCAAGCGCGTCACcatcatgcccaaggacatccaGCTCGCCCGCCGCATCCGTGGCGAGAGGGCCTAA
- the LOC123174286 gene encoding serine/threonine-protein kinase PBL27-like — protein sequence MSSSDILLGDGYHPKLSQYGLAKLHQLAAEEETFTLSTNIAPEMLATGRVTTKSNVYSFGGVLLELITGRTPFDPAQAVAEDRNLGIWATRLMKDRSQFRWMADPALQDRYPSMDLHKALKVASMCIHQRPAMRSPIGAVVAALSRLAACDDHPPESSHHAAPR from the exons ATGAGTAGCTCGGACATCTTGCTCGGAGATGGCTACCACCCAAAGCTGTCGCAGTATGGTTTGGCAAAGCTTCACCAGCTAGCTGCAGAGGAAGAGACCTTCACGCTAAGTACTAATATTGCCCCCGAGATGTTAGCTACTGGGAGGGTGACCACCAAGTCGAACGTGTACAGCTTCGGCGGCGTGCTGCTGGAGTTGATCACGGGACGGACCCCCTTCGACCCCGCCCAGGCCGTCGCCGAGGATCGGAACCTTGGCATATGG GCCACACGGTTGATGAAGGACAGGAGCCAGTTCCGCTGGATGGCAGACCCGGCGCTGCAGGACCGGTATCCGTCCATGGATTTGCACAAGGCACTGAAAGTTGCTTCCATGTGCATCCACCAACGGCCGGCCATGAGATCCCCCATTGGCGCCGTCGTTGCAGCTCTGTCTCGCCTTGCCGCCTGCGACGATCATCCACCTGAATCATCACACCACGCGGCGCCTCGTTAA